In a genomic window of Myotis daubentonii chromosome 18, mMyoDau2.1, whole genome shotgun sequence:
- the LOC132220309 gene encoding LOW QUALITY PROTEIN: repressor of RNA polymerase III transcription MAF1 homolog (The sequence of the model RefSeq protein was modified relative to this genomic sequence to represent the inferred CDS: inserted 1 base in 1 codon), with protein MKLLENSTFEAINSQLTVETGDAHIIGRIESYSCKMAGDDKHMFKQFCQEGQPHVPEALSPPQTSGLSPSRLSKSQGGEDEGPLSDTCSRKMLFYLIATLNESFXPDFDFSTARSHEFSREPSLSWVVNAVNCSLFSAVREDFKALKPQLWNAVDEDICLAECDIYSYNPDLDSDPFGEDGSLWSFNYYFYNKRLKRIVFFSCRSISGSTYTPSEAGNELDMELGEEEEEGEGGDGGNEGRSEETSPMEDRVPVICM; from the exons ATGAAGCTGTTGGAGAACTCGACCTTTGAGGCCATCAACTCACAGCTGACTGTGGAGACTGGAGATGCCCACATCATTGGCAGGATCGAGAGCTACTCCTGTAAGATGGCGGGAGATGACAAGCACATGTTCAAGCAGTTCTGCCAGGAAGGCCAGCCACACGTGCCGGaggccctgtccccaccccagacctcGGGCCTCAGCCCCAGCAGACTGAGCAAGAGCCAAGGTGGCGAGGATGAGGGCCCCCTCAGCGACACGTGCAGCCGCAAGATGCTCTTCTACCTGATCGCCACGCTCAACGAGTCCT CGCCCGACTTCGACTTCAGCACGGCCCGAAGCCACGAGTTCAGCCGGGAGCCCAGTCTCAGCTGGGTGGTGAATGCGGTCAACTGCAGTCTGTTCTCGGCTGTGCGGGAGGACTTCAAGGCCCTGAAGCCACAGCTGTGGAATGCAGTGGACGAGGACATCTGCCTGGCCGAGTGTGACATCTACAGCTACAACCCGGACTTGGACTCGGACCCCTTTGGGGAAGATGGCAGCCTCTGGTCCTTTAACTACTACTTCTACAACAAGCGGCTTAAGCGGATTGTTTTCTTCAGCTGTCGCTCCATCAGTGGATCCACGTACACACCCTCGGAGGCAGGCAATGAATTGGAcatggagctgggggaggaggaggaggagggggaggggg GAGATGGAGGCAATGAGGGCAGATCCGAGGAGACCAGCCCCATGGAGGACAGAGTCCCTGTGATCTGTATGTga